From a region of the Oryza sativa Japonica Group chromosome 6, ASM3414082v1 genome:
- the LOC9271035 gene encoding uncharacterized protein isoform X2, translated as MALQLRRLIPHRYAGHAASLALPPPPGAPTAMLQFGVSQRCSYNFMPYSLSNNSSRQLSSIGSRLPLQLKSGAFFTTGLMGNPNFVSLRAAYRHGISLRANNIRNSRSFLTLRNTKVTFPIRNKCLFGNPNMRKEDGSVAHSMFHRSEKRKSTLAACGTITDEASTSTSKRSKSGTGTKKTTTRRKSPTSRKKEASEDMKEEKASTKKQRKSVKTSTAATKSRKIGVNQEESKSDISKSKKAADSSKEKKTSSRSKKSSKAKESAASNATAKAEICTMTSVSEQKPLVPLYPPTAKSVLVVESVTKAKVIQKYLGDMYEVLPSYGHVRDLAGRSKSVRPDDDFSMVWEVPAAAWTHLKSIRTALKGAENLILASDPDREGEAIAWHIKEMLEQQDALGSKVTVARVVFHEITEDAVKKALISPRYIDMDLVNAYLARRSLDYLIGFGISPLLWRKLPGCQSAGRVQSAALALVCDREAEIEQFDPQEYWTVDTDFKTQHSGPSNGLNLQSRIKHLNSKKLDQLSIRSQEEAHNIEKRIYSSQFEVTGIKRSKINKNPPMPYITSSLQQDAANKLHFSAGYTMKVAQKLYEGINLSSEEATGLITYIRTDGFHISDGAAEDILSLVKQRYGEEYASEGIRKYFKKVKNAQEAHEAIRPTSIRRLPSSLVGALDDDSLKLYTLIWKRTMACQMEASRTDMIQVDIGNSEGDMIFHSSASRLDFKGYQAVYDDTEASPSSYNSEVDAVHQDNFEALSKLEVKDLVSPVNVHLSQHFTKPPSRYSESALIKKLEELGIGRPSTYASIMKVLQDRKYVTIKSRVLHPEFRGRMVSAFLMHHFSEVADLSFTANMETELDNVSAGSTEWKGLLKDFWERFNKYCGDASRLDVRKVERMLEEKFGSILFSDLDNDSRICPSCSEGTLRFKVSRYGEGYFIGCDRHPKCKYIARTLSDDDDETEASDETQRTFTPRLLGALPDSDEKVFLKQGPYGHYVQVGEDRKGVSPKRAPLSEVKDIDSITLKDAIELLQYPKILGKHPDDDLPVLITHSKAGFSIRHRRTLASLPKGQFENFLKIVYDRVLTQRRLPSSVH; from the exons atggcgctccagctccgccgcctcatccCGCACCGCTACGCCGgccacgccgcctccctcgccctgccgccgccgccgggggcgccTACGGCCATG CTTCAATTTGGTGTATCTCAGAGATGTTCTTACAACTTTATGCCTTATTCATTAAGTAATAATTCATCAAGGCAGCTGTCTTCAATCGGCTCCCGTCTTCCCCTGCAGCTCAAAAGTGGTGCCTTTTTTACTACTGGGCTCATGGGCAATCCTAATTTTGTAAGTCTGAGAGCTGCATATAGGCATGGGATTTCTTTGAGGGCGAACAATATTCGTAATTCACGGTCCTTTTTGACCCTGCGCAACACAAAGGTAACTTTTCCCATCAGAAACAAGTGCTTATTTGGTAATCCAAATATGCGAAAGGAAGATGGGAGTGTTGCACACAGTATGTTTCATAGATCTGAGAAAAGGAAAAGCACATTGGCTGCTTGTGGCACCATCACTGATGAGGCTTCAACATCAACTAGCAAACGCAGTAAGAGTGGTACTGGTACTAAAAAGACTACTACCCGGAGGAAAAGTCCAACAAGCAGAAAAAAGGAAGCTAGTGAAGATATGAAAGAAGAGAAGGCATCTACTAAGAAACAGAGGAAATCTGTTAAAACTAGTACAGCAGCAACAAAGAGCAGGAAAATTGGGGTCAACCAAGAAGAAAGCAAGTCTGACATTTCCAAATCAAAAAAGGCTGCCGATAGTTCTAAAGAGAAGAAGACATCAAGCAGGTCGAAGAAATCTTCAAAAGCGAAGGAATCTGCTGCTTCTAACGCGACAGCTAAAGCTGAGATTTGTACGATGACCTCTGTTAGTGAGCAGAAGCCACTTGTTCCTCTTTACCCTCCCACAGCTAAATCAGTTCTTGTTGTTGAATCAGTAACAAAAGCAAAAGTAATTCAAAAATACCTCGGGGACATGTATGAAGTGTTACCTAGTTATGGCCATGTGAGAGATTTAGCTGGAAGATCAAAATCTGTTCGTCCTGATGATGACTTCAGTATGGTGTGGGAGGTTCCTGCTGCTGCCTGGACACATCTTAAGAGCATAAGAACGGCGTTAAAAGG GGCAGAAAATTTGATTCTTGCGTCTGATCCTGACCGTGAAGGTGAAGCAATTGCTTGGCACATCAAAGAAATGCTCGAACAGCAAGACGCATTGGGTTCAAAAGTTACTGTTGCAAGAGTTGTCTTTCATGAAATAACAGAGGATGCTGTTAAAAAGGCTTTAATATCTCCAAGATATATTGATATGGACCTAGTGAATGCCTATCTAGCACGCCGTTCCCTTGATTATTTGATTGGGTTTGGCATATCACCACTGTTATGGAGGAAGCTACCTGGTTGCCAGTCAGCTGGACGAGTCCAATCTGCGGCATTGGCTCTTGTGTGTGATCGAGAGGCTGAAATAGAACAGTTTGATCCGCAGGAGTACTGGACTGTTGATACGGACTTCAAAACCCAACATTCTGGCCCTTCAAATGGCCTTAACCTTCAATCCCGGATAAAGCATCTTAATTCAAAAAAGTTGGATCAGCTTTCTATACGCTCTCAAGAAGAAGCACACAATATAGAAAAGAGGATTTATTCATCCCAATTTGAAGTAACAGgaattaagagaagtaaaattaACAAGAATCCTCCTATGCCATATATAACATCCAGCCTTCAGCAGGACGCAGCAAACAAACTACATTTTAGTGCTGGGTATACCATGAAG GTAGCCCAAAAGCTCTATGAGGGGATTAACCTTTCCTCTGAGGAAGCAACTGGGTTAATTACATACATCCGAACAGATGGTTTTCAT ATATCTGATGGAGCTGCAGAAGATATTCTTTCATTAGTGAAGCAAAG GTATGGTGAGGAATATGCTTCAGAGGGCATTAGAAAATACTTCAAGAAGGTGAAAAATGCTCAAGAAGCGCATGAAGCCATAAGGCCGACCAGCATAAGGAGGTTGCCAT CATCTTTGGTCGGAGCACTTGATGATGATTCTTTGAAACTGTATACTCTAATATGGAAAAGAACTATGGCTTGCCAGATGGAAGCTTCTAGAACTGATATG ATTCAAGTTGATATTGGTAATTCTGAAGGAGACATGATTTTTCATTCATCTGCATCAAGGCTTGACTTCAAGGGATACCAAGCTGTATATGAT GACACTGAAGCAAGTCCTTCCAGTTACAATTCTGAGGTTGATGCTGTTCACCAGGATAACTTTGAGGCCTTGTCCAAATTAGAG GTTAAGGACTTGGTGTCTCCAGTTAACGTTCATCTTTCACAGCACTTTACTAAACCTCCATCACGTTATTCTGAGAGTGCATTG ATTAAAAAGCTAGAAGAACTTGGAATTGGAAGGCCATCCACATATGCATCTATAATGAAAGTATTGCAG GATCGTAAATATGTGACAATAAAAAGTCGGGTTCTACACCCTGAATTTCGTGGTCGGATG GTCTCGGCGTTTCTTATGCATCATTTCTCTGAAGTTGCAGATCTCAGCTTTACTGCTAACATGGAGACTGAG CTAGATAATGTCTCTGCTGGATCAACTGAATGGAAGGGCCTTCTGAAAGACTTTTGGGAACGATTCAATAAATATTGCGGCGATGCTAGTCGCCTTGACGTCAGAAAG GTAGAAAGAATGCTTGAAGAAAAATTCGGTTCCATCCTCTTTTCTGACCTAGACAATGATAGTAGGATATGCCCTAG TTGTTCTGAAGGAACCCTAAGATTCAAAGTTAGTAGGTATGGTGAGGGCTATTTCATAGGCTGTGATCGACATCCGAAATGCAA GTACATTGCTCGCACGTTATCAGACGATGACGATGAAACTGAAGCATCTGATGAAACTCAAAGGACTTTCACACCTAGGTTACTTGGAGCGCTACCTGATTCTGATGAAAAG GTGTTTTTGAAACAAGGTCCTTATGGCCACTACGTCCAGGTTGGAGAGGATAGAAAGGGAGTATCACCGAAAAGAGCTCCTCTTTCTGAG GTGAAAGATATTGACTCTATCACTCTGAAAGATGCAATCGAGCTATTGCAGTATCCCAAAATTCTG GGAAAACACCCTGATGATGATCTTCCTGTACTTATCACACATTCTAAAGCTGGATTTAGTATCAGACACAGGAGAACTCTTGCTTCCTTGCCAAAG GGTCAATTTGAGAATTTCTTGAAAATTGTATATGACAGAGTGCTGACCCAAAGAAGATTACCCTCGAGCGTGCACTGA
- the LOC9271035 gene encoding uncharacterized protein isoform X1 encodes MALQLRRLIPHRYAGHAASLALPPPPGAPTAMLQFGVSQRCSYNFMPYSLSNNSSRQLSSIGSRLPLQLKSGAFFTTGLMGNPNFVSLRAAYRHGISLRANNIRNSRSFLTLRNTKVTFPIRNKCLFGNPNMRKEDGSVAHSMFHRSEKRKSTLAACGTITDEASTSTSKRSKSGTGTKKTTTRRKSPTSRKKEASEDMKEEKASTKKQRKSVKTSTAATKSRKIGVNQEESKSDISKSKKAADSSKEKKTSSRSKKSSKAKESAASNATAKAEICTMTSVSEQKPLVPLYPPTAKSVLVVESVTKAKVIQKYLGDMYEVLPSYGHVRDLAGRSKSVRPDDDFSMVWEVPAAAWTHLKSIRTALKGAENLILASDPDREGEAIAWHIKEMLEQQDALGSKVTVARVVFHEITEDAVKKALISPRYIDMDLVNAYLARRSLDYLIGFGISPLLWRKLPGCQSAGRVQSAALALVCDREAEIEQFDPQEYWTVDTDFKTQHSGPSNGLNLQSRIKHLNSKKLDQLSIRSQEEAHNIEKRIYSSQFEVTGIKRSKINKNPPMPYITSSLQQDAANKLHFSAGYTMKVAQKLYEGINLSSEEATGLITYIRTDGFHISDGAAEDILSLVKQRYGEEYASEGIRKYFKKVKNAQEAHEAIRPTSIRRLPSSLVGALDDDSLKLYTLIWKRTMACQMEASRTDMIQVDIGNSEGDMIFHSSASRLDFKGYQAVYDDTEASPSSYNSEVDAVHQDNFEALSKLEVKDLVSPVNVHLSQHFTKPPSRYSESALIKKLEELGIGRPSTYASIMKVLQDRKYVTIKSRVLHPEFRGRMVSAFLMHHFSEVADLSFTANMETELDNVSAGSTEWKGLLKDFWERFNKYCGDASRLDVRKVERMLEEKFGSILFSDLDNDSRICPSCSEGTLRFKVSRYGEGYFIGCDRHPKCKYIARTLSDDDDETEASDETQRTFTPRLLGALPDSDEKVFLKQGPYGHYVQVGEDRKGVSPKRAPLSEVKDIDSITLKDAIELLQYPKILGKHPDDDLPVLITHSKAGFSIRHRRTLASLPKSADPKKITLERALKLLTGKNVRMFGRPKGKTKKEAEPLEWH; translated from the exons atggcgctccagctccgccgcctcatccCGCACCGCTACGCCGgccacgccgcctccctcgccctgccgccgccgccgggggcgccTACGGCCATG CTTCAATTTGGTGTATCTCAGAGATGTTCTTACAACTTTATGCCTTATTCATTAAGTAATAATTCATCAAGGCAGCTGTCTTCAATCGGCTCCCGTCTTCCCCTGCAGCTCAAAAGTGGTGCCTTTTTTACTACTGGGCTCATGGGCAATCCTAATTTTGTAAGTCTGAGAGCTGCATATAGGCATGGGATTTCTTTGAGGGCGAACAATATTCGTAATTCACGGTCCTTTTTGACCCTGCGCAACACAAAGGTAACTTTTCCCATCAGAAACAAGTGCTTATTTGGTAATCCAAATATGCGAAAGGAAGATGGGAGTGTTGCACACAGTATGTTTCATAGATCTGAGAAAAGGAAAAGCACATTGGCTGCTTGTGGCACCATCACTGATGAGGCTTCAACATCAACTAGCAAACGCAGTAAGAGTGGTACTGGTACTAAAAAGACTACTACCCGGAGGAAAAGTCCAACAAGCAGAAAAAAGGAAGCTAGTGAAGATATGAAAGAAGAGAAGGCATCTACTAAGAAACAGAGGAAATCTGTTAAAACTAGTACAGCAGCAACAAAGAGCAGGAAAATTGGGGTCAACCAAGAAGAAAGCAAGTCTGACATTTCCAAATCAAAAAAGGCTGCCGATAGTTCTAAAGAGAAGAAGACATCAAGCAGGTCGAAGAAATCTTCAAAAGCGAAGGAATCTGCTGCTTCTAACGCGACAGCTAAAGCTGAGATTTGTACGATGACCTCTGTTAGTGAGCAGAAGCCACTTGTTCCTCTTTACCCTCCCACAGCTAAATCAGTTCTTGTTGTTGAATCAGTAACAAAAGCAAAAGTAATTCAAAAATACCTCGGGGACATGTATGAAGTGTTACCTAGTTATGGCCATGTGAGAGATTTAGCTGGAAGATCAAAATCTGTTCGTCCTGATGATGACTTCAGTATGGTGTGGGAGGTTCCTGCTGCTGCCTGGACACATCTTAAGAGCATAAGAACGGCGTTAAAAGG GGCAGAAAATTTGATTCTTGCGTCTGATCCTGACCGTGAAGGTGAAGCAATTGCTTGGCACATCAAAGAAATGCTCGAACAGCAAGACGCATTGGGTTCAAAAGTTACTGTTGCAAGAGTTGTCTTTCATGAAATAACAGAGGATGCTGTTAAAAAGGCTTTAATATCTCCAAGATATATTGATATGGACCTAGTGAATGCCTATCTAGCACGCCGTTCCCTTGATTATTTGATTGGGTTTGGCATATCACCACTGTTATGGAGGAAGCTACCTGGTTGCCAGTCAGCTGGACGAGTCCAATCTGCGGCATTGGCTCTTGTGTGTGATCGAGAGGCTGAAATAGAACAGTTTGATCCGCAGGAGTACTGGACTGTTGATACGGACTTCAAAACCCAACATTCTGGCCCTTCAAATGGCCTTAACCTTCAATCCCGGATAAAGCATCTTAATTCAAAAAAGTTGGATCAGCTTTCTATACGCTCTCAAGAAGAAGCACACAATATAGAAAAGAGGATTTATTCATCCCAATTTGAAGTAACAGgaattaagagaagtaaaattaACAAGAATCCTCCTATGCCATATATAACATCCAGCCTTCAGCAGGACGCAGCAAACAAACTACATTTTAGTGCTGGGTATACCATGAAG GTAGCCCAAAAGCTCTATGAGGGGATTAACCTTTCCTCTGAGGAAGCAACTGGGTTAATTACATACATCCGAACAGATGGTTTTCAT ATATCTGATGGAGCTGCAGAAGATATTCTTTCATTAGTGAAGCAAAG GTATGGTGAGGAATATGCTTCAGAGGGCATTAGAAAATACTTCAAGAAGGTGAAAAATGCTCAAGAAGCGCATGAAGCCATAAGGCCGACCAGCATAAGGAGGTTGCCAT CATCTTTGGTCGGAGCACTTGATGATGATTCTTTGAAACTGTATACTCTAATATGGAAAAGAACTATGGCTTGCCAGATGGAAGCTTCTAGAACTGATATG ATTCAAGTTGATATTGGTAATTCTGAAGGAGACATGATTTTTCATTCATCTGCATCAAGGCTTGACTTCAAGGGATACCAAGCTGTATATGAT GACACTGAAGCAAGTCCTTCCAGTTACAATTCTGAGGTTGATGCTGTTCACCAGGATAACTTTGAGGCCTTGTCCAAATTAGAG GTTAAGGACTTGGTGTCTCCAGTTAACGTTCATCTTTCACAGCACTTTACTAAACCTCCATCACGTTATTCTGAGAGTGCATTG ATTAAAAAGCTAGAAGAACTTGGAATTGGAAGGCCATCCACATATGCATCTATAATGAAAGTATTGCAG GATCGTAAATATGTGACAATAAAAAGTCGGGTTCTACACCCTGAATTTCGTGGTCGGATG GTCTCGGCGTTTCTTATGCATCATTTCTCTGAAGTTGCAGATCTCAGCTTTACTGCTAACATGGAGACTGAG CTAGATAATGTCTCTGCTGGATCAACTGAATGGAAGGGCCTTCTGAAAGACTTTTGGGAACGATTCAATAAATATTGCGGCGATGCTAGTCGCCTTGACGTCAGAAAG GTAGAAAGAATGCTTGAAGAAAAATTCGGTTCCATCCTCTTTTCTGACCTAGACAATGATAGTAGGATATGCCCTAG TTGTTCTGAAGGAACCCTAAGATTCAAAGTTAGTAGGTATGGTGAGGGCTATTTCATAGGCTGTGATCGACATCCGAAATGCAA GTACATTGCTCGCACGTTATCAGACGATGACGATGAAACTGAAGCATCTGATGAAACTCAAAGGACTTTCACACCTAGGTTACTTGGAGCGCTACCTGATTCTGATGAAAAG GTGTTTTTGAAACAAGGTCCTTATGGCCACTACGTCCAGGTTGGAGAGGATAGAAAGGGAGTATCACCGAAAAGAGCTCCTCTTTCTGAG GTGAAAGATATTGACTCTATCACTCTGAAAGATGCAATCGAGCTATTGCAGTATCCCAAAATTCTG GGAAAACACCCTGATGATGATCTTCCTGTACTTATCACACATTCTAAAGCTGGATTTAGTATCAGACACAGGAGAACTCTTGCTTCCTTGCCAAAG AGTGCTGACCCAAAGAAGATTACCCTCGAGCGTGCACTGAAGCTCTTGACTGGTAAAAACGTGAGAATGTTTGGTCGTCCTAAGGGAAAAACGAAGAAAGAGGCAGAACCCCTTGAATGGCATTAA
- the LOC9271035 gene encoding uncharacterized protein isoform X3, with the protein MALQLRRLIPHRYAGHAASLALPPPPGAPTAMLKSGAFFTTGLMGNPNFVSLRAAYRHGISLRANNIRNSRSFLTLRNTKVTFPIRNKCLFGNPNMRKEDGSVAHSMFHRSEKRKSTLAACGTITDEASTSTSKRSKSGTGTKKTTTRRKSPTSRKKEASEDMKEEKASTKKQRKSVKTSTAATKSRKIGVNQEESKSDISKSKKAADSSKEKKTSSRSKKSSKAKESAASNATAKAEICTMTSVSEQKPLVPLYPPTAKSVLVVESVTKAKVIQKYLGDMYEVLPSYGHVRDLAGRSKSVRPDDDFSMVWEVPAAAWTHLKSIRTALKGAENLILASDPDREGEAIAWHIKEMLEQQDALGSKVTVARVVFHEITEDAVKKALISPRYIDMDLVNAYLARRSLDYLIGFGISPLLWRKLPGCQSAGRVQSAALALVCDREAEIEQFDPQEYWTVDTDFKTQHSGPSNGLNLQSRIKHLNSKKLDQLSIRSQEEAHNIEKRIYSSQFEVTGIKRSKINKNPPMPYITSSLQQDAANKLHFSAGYTMKVAQKLYEGINLSSEEATGLITYIRTDGFHISDGAAEDILSLVKQRYGEEYASEGIRKYFKKVKNAQEAHEAIRPTSIRRLPSSLVGALDDDSLKLYTLIWKRTMACQMEASRTDMIQVDIGNSEGDMIFHSSASRLDFKGYQAVYDDTEASPSSYNSEVDAVHQDNFEALSKLEVKDLVSPVNVHLSQHFTKPPSRYSESALIKKLEELGIGRPSTYASIMKVLQDRKYVTIKSRVLHPEFRGRMVSAFLMHHFSEVADLSFTANMETELDNVSAGSTEWKGLLKDFWERFNKYCGDASRLDVRKVERMLEEKFGSILFSDLDNDSRICPSCSEGTLRFKVSRYGEGYFIGCDRHPKCKYIARTLSDDDDETEASDETQRTFTPRLLGALPDSDEKVFLKQGPYGHYVQVGEDRKGVSPKRAPLSEVKDIDSITLKDAIELLQYPKILGKHPDDDLPVLITHSKAGFSIRHRRTLASLPKSADPKKITLERALKLLTGKNVRMFGRPKGKTKKEAEPLEWH; encoded by the exons atggcgctccagctccgccgcctcatccCGCACCGCTACGCCGgccacgccgcctccctcgccctgccgccgccgccgggggcgccTACGGCCATG CTCAAAAGTGGTGCCTTTTTTACTACTGGGCTCATGGGCAATCCTAATTTTGTAAGTCTGAGAGCTGCATATAGGCATGGGATTTCTTTGAGGGCGAACAATATTCGTAATTCACGGTCCTTTTTGACCCTGCGCAACACAAAGGTAACTTTTCCCATCAGAAACAAGTGCTTATTTGGTAATCCAAATATGCGAAAGGAAGATGGGAGTGTTGCACACAGTATGTTTCATAGATCTGAGAAAAGGAAAAGCACATTGGCTGCTTGTGGCACCATCACTGATGAGGCTTCAACATCAACTAGCAAACGCAGTAAGAGTGGTACTGGTACTAAAAAGACTACTACCCGGAGGAAAAGTCCAACAAGCAGAAAAAAGGAAGCTAGTGAAGATATGAAAGAAGAGAAGGCATCTACTAAGAAACAGAGGAAATCTGTTAAAACTAGTACAGCAGCAACAAAGAGCAGGAAAATTGGGGTCAACCAAGAAGAAAGCAAGTCTGACATTTCCAAATCAAAAAAGGCTGCCGATAGTTCTAAAGAGAAGAAGACATCAAGCAGGTCGAAGAAATCTTCAAAAGCGAAGGAATCTGCTGCTTCTAACGCGACAGCTAAAGCTGAGATTTGTACGATGACCTCTGTTAGTGAGCAGAAGCCACTTGTTCCTCTTTACCCTCCCACAGCTAAATCAGTTCTTGTTGTTGAATCAGTAACAAAAGCAAAAGTAATTCAAAAATACCTCGGGGACATGTATGAAGTGTTACCTAGTTATGGCCATGTGAGAGATTTAGCTGGAAGATCAAAATCTGTTCGTCCTGATGATGACTTCAGTATGGTGTGGGAGGTTCCTGCTGCTGCCTGGACACATCTTAAGAGCATAAGAACGGCGTTAAAAGG GGCAGAAAATTTGATTCTTGCGTCTGATCCTGACCGTGAAGGTGAAGCAATTGCTTGGCACATCAAAGAAATGCTCGAACAGCAAGACGCATTGGGTTCAAAAGTTACTGTTGCAAGAGTTGTCTTTCATGAAATAACAGAGGATGCTGTTAAAAAGGCTTTAATATCTCCAAGATATATTGATATGGACCTAGTGAATGCCTATCTAGCACGCCGTTCCCTTGATTATTTGATTGGGTTTGGCATATCACCACTGTTATGGAGGAAGCTACCTGGTTGCCAGTCAGCTGGACGAGTCCAATCTGCGGCATTGGCTCTTGTGTGTGATCGAGAGGCTGAAATAGAACAGTTTGATCCGCAGGAGTACTGGACTGTTGATACGGACTTCAAAACCCAACATTCTGGCCCTTCAAATGGCCTTAACCTTCAATCCCGGATAAAGCATCTTAATTCAAAAAAGTTGGATCAGCTTTCTATACGCTCTCAAGAAGAAGCACACAATATAGAAAAGAGGATTTATTCATCCCAATTTGAAGTAACAGgaattaagagaagtaaaattaACAAGAATCCTCCTATGCCATATATAACATCCAGCCTTCAGCAGGACGCAGCAAACAAACTACATTTTAGTGCTGGGTATACCATGAAG GTAGCCCAAAAGCTCTATGAGGGGATTAACCTTTCCTCTGAGGAAGCAACTGGGTTAATTACATACATCCGAACAGATGGTTTTCAT ATATCTGATGGAGCTGCAGAAGATATTCTTTCATTAGTGAAGCAAAG GTATGGTGAGGAATATGCTTCAGAGGGCATTAGAAAATACTTCAAGAAGGTGAAAAATGCTCAAGAAGCGCATGAAGCCATAAGGCCGACCAGCATAAGGAGGTTGCCAT CATCTTTGGTCGGAGCACTTGATGATGATTCTTTGAAACTGTATACTCTAATATGGAAAAGAACTATGGCTTGCCAGATGGAAGCTTCTAGAACTGATATG ATTCAAGTTGATATTGGTAATTCTGAAGGAGACATGATTTTTCATTCATCTGCATCAAGGCTTGACTTCAAGGGATACCAAGCTGTATATGAT GACACTGAAGCAAGTCCTTCCAGTTACAATTCTGAGGTTGATGCTGTTCACCAGGATAACTTTGAGGCCTTGTCCAAATTAGAG GTTAAGGACTTGGTGTCTCCAGTTAACGTTCATCTTTCACAGCACTTTACTAAACCTCCATCACGTTATTCTGAGAGTGCATTG ATTAAAAAGCTAGAAGAACTTGGAATTGGAAGGCCATCCACATATGCATCTATAATGAAAGTATTGCAG GATCGTAAATATGTGACAATAAAAAGTCGGGTTCTACACCCTGAATTTCGTGGTCGGATG GTCTCGGCGTTTCTTATGCATCATTTCTCTGAAGTTGCAGATCTCAGCTTTACTGCTAACATGGAGACTGAG CTAGATAATGTCTCTGCTGGATCAACTGAATGGAAGGGCCTTCTGAAAGACTTTTGGGAACGATTCAATAAATATTGCGGCGATGCTAGTCGCCTTGACGTCAGAAAG GTAGAAAGAATGCTTGAAGAAAAATTCGGTTCCATCCTCTTTTCTGACCTAGACAATGATAGTAGGATATGCCCTAG TTGTTCTGAAGGAACCCTAAGATTCAAAGTTAGTAGGTATGGTGAGGGCTATTTCATAGGCTGTGATCGACATCCGAAATGCAA GTACATTGCTCGCACGTTATCAGACGATGACGATGAAACTGAAGCATCTGATGAAACTCAAAGGACTTTCACACCTAGGTTACTTGGAGCGCTACCTGATTCTGATGAAAAG GTGTTTTTGAAACAAGGTCCTTATGGCCACTACGTCCAGGTTGGAGAGGATAGAAAGGGAGTATCACCGAAAAGAGCTCCTCTTTCTGAG GTGAAAGATATTGACTCTATCACTCTGAAAGATGCAATCGAGCTATTGCAGTATCCCAAAATTCTG GGAAAACACCCTGATGATGATCTTCCTGTACTTATCACACATTCTAAAGCTGGATTTAGTATCAGACACAGGAGAACTCTTGCTTCCTTGCCAAAG AGTGCTGACCCAAAGAAGATTACCCTCGAGCGTGCACTGAAGCTCTTGACTGGTAAAAACGTGAGAATGTTTGGTCGTCCTAAGGGAAAAACGAAGAAAGAGGCAGAACCCCTTGAATGGCATTAA
- the LOC9267731 gene encoding acetylserotonin O-methyltransferase 3-like — MSTEELLQGHLQLYHHFFSYIKSMALKCAAELGIPAAIHRRGGAATLRDIVADVALRQAKVPHLRRLMRVLTVSGIFAMKQQQPASSGEAVYTLTPASRLLVAGAGGGHDMSPMLRFLVHPTALTPFFSLHAWFRVDDEEEEEEPVAAGGGAAMSLFEMAHGFPRWEMTGRDAAYGAVLNDAMAADSRFVMEVVFREGGGDVFRGIGSLVDVGGGHGAAAAAVAAAFPHVKCSVLDLPQVVRKAPPDAGDVRFVAGDMFEYVPPADAVLLKYVLHCFGDDDCVKILRRCKEAIPARDAGGKVIIINMVIGSGSQRDIFKETQVLFDLYMMYIDGVEREEKEWENIFSKAGFSAYKIMPILGFLSIIEVYP; from the exons ATGAGCACCGAGGAGTTGCTCCAGGGCCACCTCCAGCTCTACCACCACTTCTTCTCCTACATCAAGTCCATGGCGCTCAAGTGCGCCGCCGAGCTCGGCATCCCCGCCGCcatccaccgccgcggcggcgccgccacgctcCGGGAcatcgtcgccgacgtcgcgcTCCGCCAGGCTAAGGTCCCGCACCTTCGGCGCCTCATGCGCGTGCTCACCGTCTCCGGCATCTTCGCcatgaagcagcagcagccggcctCCTCCGGCGAGGCCGTGTACACGCTCACCCCGGCGtcccgcctcctcgtcgccggcgccggcggcgggcacgACATGTCTCCCATGCTAAGGTTTCTCGTGCACCCCACGGCTCTCACCCCGTTCTTCAGCCTGCACGCGTGGTTCAGggtcgacgacgaggaggaagaggaggagcctgtcgccgccggcggcggcgcggcgatgtcGCTGTTCGAGATGGCGCACGGCTTCCCCAGGTGGGAGATGACCGGAAGGGACGCCGCGTACGGCGCCGTCCTGAACGACGCCATGGCCGCGGACAGCCGCTTCGTCATGGAGGTCGTGTtcagggagggcggcggcgacgtgttCCGCGGGATTGGCTCcctcgtcgacgtcggcggcggccatggcgcggccgcggcggccgtcgccgcggcgtTCCCCCATGTCAAGTGCAGCGTGCTGGACCTCCCGCAAGTGGTCAGGAAGGCGCCACcggacgccggcgacgtgcggttcgtcgccggcgacatgTTTGAGTACGTCCCGCCGGCAGATGCCGTACTACTCAAG TATGTCTTGCATTGTTTTGGTGATGATGATTGTGTCAAGATACTTAGACGGTGCAAGGAAGCAATACCTGCGAGAGATGCTGGAGGAAAGGTGATAATCATAAATATGGTGATTGGATCAGGCTCACAGAGGGACATCTTCAAAGAGACGCAAGTATTGTTTGATCTCTACATGATGTACATAGATGGGGttgagagagaggaaaaagaatgggaaaatatattttccaaaGCTGGATTTAGTGCCTACAAAATCATGCCAATATTAGGTTTTCTATCAATAATTGAGGTGTACCCTTGA